The Pantoea nemavictus genome includes a region encoding these proteins:
- the wzzE gene encoding ECA polysaccharide chain length modulation protein: MNSAIVENELDMRGLACTLWRGKRWIVGLAVLFALLAWLASMLMKQAWSTTAVTDRPTVNMLGDFFVQQQFLNNLDVRTNTLNLSSPAPTVMDEVYQEFTMQLASWDTRRDFWQQTEYFKSRKSGNAHNDAALLDDLITNIQFTAADPARNILDNIKLVAETAGDANNLLRQYIAYASERAARHLNAELKGAWQARSVQLQSQVNRQQEVAQAVFARQRQRIEQALKVASEQGIKENRAPATGEALPDSDRFLLGQQMLQAQLDTLQASGPAYDLSYDQNRAMLSTLQTGPRLDKQFQTYRYLRTPEEPVSRDSPRRLFMMIMWGVIGALVGAGVALVRRPRLTLPTSH; this comes from the coding sequence ATGAACTCTGCCATTGTGGAGAACGAACTGGATATGCGTGGCCTCGCTTGTACGCTGTGGCGTGGCAAGCGCTGGATTGTTGGCCTGGCCGTGCTGTTTGCACTGCTGGCATGGCTGGCTTCCATGTTGATGAAGCAGGCGTGGAGCACCACTGCGGTCACCGATCGTCCAACGGTGAATATGCTGGGTGATTTCTTTGTTCAGCAGCAATTCCTCAATAATCTGGATGTCCGCACCAATACGCTCAATCTCAGTTCACCCGCGCCGACCGTAATGGATGAGGTTTATCAAGAGTTCACCATGCAACTGGCATCATGGGATACGCGTCGGGATTTCTGGCAGCAGACTGAATACTTCAAAAGTCGTAAAAGCGGCAATGCGCACAATGATGCGGCGTTGCTCGATGACTTGATCACCAACATCCAGTTCACGGCGGCCGATCCGGCGCGCAATATCCTGGACAACATCAAGCTGGTCGCCGAAACCGCCGGTGATGCTAACAATCTGCTGCGTCAATATATTGCGTACGCCAGCGAGCGTGCGGCGCGTCATCTGAACGCGGAGCTGAAAGGTGCCTGGCAGGCACGCAGCGTGCAGCTGCAGTCGCAGGTTAATCGTCAGCAAGAAGTGGCGCAGGCGGTGTTTGCGCGTCAACGCCAGCGTATTGAGCAGGCATTGAAAGTGGCGAGCGAGCAGGGCATTAAAGAGAATCGCGCACCGGCAACGGGTGAAGCATTACCAGACAGCGATCGTTTCCTGTTAGGGCAGCAAATGCTGCAGGCACAACTCGATACCCTACAAGCCAGCGGACCTGCTTACGATTTAAGCTATGATCAAAATAGAGCGATGCTGAGTACGCTGCAGACCGGACCGCGACTGGATAAACAATTCCAGACTTATCGCTATCTGCGCACGCCGGAAGAGCCGGTATCGCGCGACAGTCCGCGTCGTCTGTTTATGATGATCATGTGGGGCGTCATTGGCGCGCTGGTCGGTGCGGGAGTGGCGCTGGTGCGTCGTCCGCGTTTAACGTTACCAACGAGCCACTAA
- the wecA gene encoding UDP-N-acetylglucosamine--undecaprenyl-phosphate N-acetylglucosaminephosphotransferase encodes MSTELGLTFLFSLAFIFIARKVAKKIGLVDKPNLRKRHQGVIPLVGGISVYAGVCFAFLITKSYMPNGFLYLICAGILVLVGALDDRFDISVKFRAFVQAVIAVVMMFGAKLYLLSLGFIVGPVEFIVGPFGYVLTLFAVWAAINAFNMVDGIDGLLGGLSCVTFGAMGIILYFDGMVSLAMWCFAMIAATIPYILLNLGFLGRRYKVFMGDAGSTMIGFTIIWILLETTQGLSHPITPVTALWLIAIPLMDMIAIMYRRLRKGMSPFSADRQHIHHLIMRAGFSSRQAFLLITVAAALLAGIGVLGEYLAFIPEWVMLVLFLMAFLLYGYCIKHAWRMARRLRRIKRRWNKATSGKNYSR; translated from the coding sequence ATGAGTACAGAGCTTGGCCTAACTTTTCTTTTCTCTTTAGCCTTTATCTTTATTGCTCGCAAAGTGGCGAAAAAGATTGGGTTGGTGGATAAGCCTAATTTAAGGAAAAGACATCAAGGTGTTATTCCATTAGTTGGCGGGATTTCTGTTTATGCAGGTGTCTGTTTTGCCTTTTTGATTACCAAATCATATATGCCAAATGGATTTCTCTACCTGATCTGCGCAGGAATTTTGGTGCTGGTGGGCGCTCTGGATGATCGTTTCGATATTAGCGTCAAGTTTCGCGCTTTTGTGCAGGCGGTTATTGCTGTTGTGATGATGTTTGGCGCCAAGCTGTATCTGCTGAGCCTCGGATTTATCGTTGGCCCAGTGGAATTCATCGTTGGCCCATTTGGGTACGTCCTCACGCTTTTTGCCGTCTGGGCCGCTATAAATGCATTCAACATGGTTGACGGCATCGACGGTTTACTCGGTGGATTATCATGCGTCACCTTTGGTGCCATGGGGATCATTCTTTATTTTGATGGAATGGTTAGTCTTGCGATGTGGTGCTTCGCCATGATTGCCGCCACCATTCCTTATATCCTGCTTAATCTGGGATTCCTGGGACGGCGTTACAAAGTCTTCATGGGGGATGCTGGCAGTACCATGATCGGTTTTACGATTATCTGGATATTGTTAGAGACGACCCAGGGACTGAGCCATCCAATTACCCCTGTCACCGCACTTTGGCTGATCGCGATACCTTTAATGGACATGATTGCGATCATGTACCGTCGTTTACGCAAAGGCATGAGCCCTTTTTCTGCAGATAGACAACACATTCATCATCTCATCATGCGAGCTGGATTTTCATCCCGACAAGCTTTTTTGCTGATTACTGTCGCTGCTGCATTATTAGCCGGGATTGGCGTATTAGGTGAATATCTGGCGTTCATTCCTGAATGGGTGATGCTCGTCTTGTTCTTAATGGCATTTCTTCTTTATGGCTACTGCATTAAGCACGCCTGGCGTATGGCTCGTCGATTGCGTCGTATTAAACGTCGTTGGAACAAAGCCACTTCGGGTAAAAATTACTCCCGGTAA
- the rho gene encoding transcription termination factor Rho translates to MNLTELKNTPVSELITLGENMGLENQARMRKQDIIFSILKQHAKSGEDIFGDGVLEILQDGFGFLRSGDSSYLAGPDDIYVSPSQIRRFNLRTGDTISGKIRPPKEGERYFALLKVNEVNYDKPENARNKILFENLTPLHASKRMRMERGNGSTEDLTARVLDLASPIGRGQRGLIVAPPKAGKTMLLQNIAQSIAYNYPDCLLMVLLIDERPEEVTEMQRLVKGEVIASTFDEPASRHVQVAEMVIEKAKRLVEHKKDVIILLDSITRLARAYNTVVPASGKVLTGGVDANALHRPKRFFGAARNVEEGGSLTIIATALVDTGSKMDEVIYEEFKGTGNMELHLSRKIAEKRVFPAIDYNRSGTRKEELLTTQEELQKMWILRKIIHPMGEIDAMEFLINKLAMTKTNDEFFDMMKRS, encoded by the coding sequence ATGAATCTTACCGAATTAAAGAATACGCCGGTTTCTGAGCTGATTACCCTCGGCGAAAATATGGGGCTGGAAAACCAGGCGCGTATGCGCAAGCAGGATATTATTTTCTCTATCCTGAAACAGCACGCAAAAAGCGGCGAAGACATCTTTGGTGATGGTGTGCTGGAGATACTGCAGGACGGATTTGGTTTCCTCCGTTCTGGAGACAGCTCCTACCTCGCCGGTCCCGATGATATCTACGTCTCTCCTAGCCAAATCCGCCGCTTCAACCTCCGCACTGGTGACACCATTTCTGGCAAGATTCGTCCGCCAAAAGAGGGTGAACGCTACTTTGCGCTGTTGAAAGTTAACGAAGTTAACTACGACAAGCCGGAAAACGCGCGCAACAAGATTCTGTTCGAAAACCTCACGCCGTTGCATGCCAGCAAACGCATGCGTATGGAGCGCGGTAATGGCTCGACTGAAGACCTGACAGCACGCGTGCTGGATCTGGCTTCGCCGATTGGTCGTGGTCAACGTGGTCTGATCGTGGCGCCGCCGAAAGCGGGTAAAACCATGCTGCTGCAGAACATTGCGCAGAGCATTGCCTACAATTATCCAGATTGCCTGCTGATGGTGCTGCTGATTGACGAACGTCCGGAAGAAGTGACCGAGATGCAGCGTCTGGTTAAAGGTGAAGTCATCGCTTCTACCTTTGATGAGCCAGCTTCACGTCACGTGCAGGTTGCTGAGATGGTGATTGAGAAGGCCAAGCGTCTGGTTGAGCACAAAAAAGATGTCATCATCCTGCTCGACTCCATCACCCGTTTAGCGCGTGCCTATAACACCGTGGTACCTGCATCAGGCAAAGTCCTGACCGGTGGTGTGGATGCCAACGCCCTGCATCGTCCAAAGCGTTTCTTCGGCGCGGCACGTAACGTGGAAGAGGGCGGTAGCCTAACCATTATCGCCACCGCACTGGTTGATACCGGTTCGAAGATGGACGAAGTGATTTACGAAGAGTTTAAAGGTACAGGTAACATGGAATTGCACCTCTCGCGTAAAATCGCTGAGAAGCGTGTGTTCCCAGCGATTGATTACAATCGTTCCGGTACCCGTAAAGAAGAGCTGCTCACCACTCAGGAAGAGCTGCAGAAGATGTGGATCCTGCGCAAAATCATCCATCCTATGGGTGAAATCGACGCAATGGAGTTCCTCATCAATAAACTGGCTATGACCAAAACCAACGACGAATTCTTCGATATGATGAAGCGTTCATAA